The following coding sequences lie in one Rutidosis leptorrhynchoides isolate AG116_Rl617_1_P2 chromosome 4, CSIRO_AGI_Rlap_v1, whole genome shotgun sequence genomic window:
- the LOC139842911 gene encoding uncharacterized protein, protein MSNNGLFSTGTLADWISSKLLLSGHNNGETLRNNLVPKEIEVFTWRARKKRLPVLFELDKRGVDLNSVCCPLCDGDIESVNHSLILCKQAFDVWCKVFEWWGRSGTLLLQVEDLLSDTGYARSDIGKSIWQAVMWSCSYLIWTNRNQKVFSNKCWNVPVALNEIQVKSYEWIAKRCKNKSIDWHNWLHNPQIYLL, encoded by the coding sequence ATGAGTAACAATGGCTTATTCTCAACAGGTACACTCGCAGATTGGATCAGCTCGAAATTATTACTCTCGGGTCACAACAATGGAGAAACCTTGAGGAACAACTTGGTCCCGAAAGAGATTGAGGTGTTTACTTGGAGAGCGAGGAAGAAACGACTCCCGGTTTTGTTCGAATTGGATAAGAGAGGGGTGGACCTTAATTCGGTGTGTTGCCCGTTGTGCGATGGGGATATTGAATCGGTAAACCATTCACTCATACTATGCAAGCAAGCGTTTGATGTATGGTGTAAAGTTTTCGAATGGTGGGGTCGTAGTGGAACCCTGTTGCTGCAGGTTGAAGATCTTTTAAGTGATACGGGTTACGCAAGATCGGATataggcaaaagtatttggcaagcagTTATGTGGTCGTGTAGCTACCTAATATGGACAAACCGAAACCAAAAAGTGTTCTCAAACAAGTGTTGGAATGTTCCGGTTGCCTTAAACGAGATTCAAGTGAAAAGTTACGAATGGATCGCGAAGAGATGCAAAAATAAATCCATCGACTGGCATAATTGGTTACATAACCCGCAAATTTATCTTCTATAG